The Planctomycetota bacterium sequence ATCCTCCACCAGTTCGATCCCCGCGATCATCCCGCACTGCCGGATGTCCCCCACCTGCTCGATCTCGTAGAACTCCTGGAGCAGATTCCCGAGAAGGTGGATCTTCCGGGGCAGCTTCTCCAGCACGCGGTCCTTGCGGAAGAGATCGAGCGACGCCCGCGCCGCGGCGCACGCCAGCGGGTTGCCCGTGTACGTGTGGCCGTGAAAGAACGTGCGGCGGTCTTCGACGTCCCCGAGGAACCCTTCGTAGACGCGCTCGGTCGTCAGCGTCGCCGCCAGGGGAAGATATCCCGCCGCCAGGCCCTTGGAGATCGCCAGGAAGTCGGGCGTCACCCCTTCATGCTCGCAGGCGAACATCTTCCCGGTGCGCCCGAAGCCCGTCATGACCTCGTCGGCGATGAGAAAGACGCCGTACCGGTCGCACAGATGGCGAAGCCCGGTGAGAAACCCCGGCGGCTGGACGATCATGCCGCCGGCCCCCTGAATGAGAGGTTCCACCACGACCCCCGCCACCTCGCGGGCGTGGGTCCGCAGGATCGCCTCGATGTCCTGGATGCAATGCTTCCCGCAGTCCGCCAGCGTCGAGGCCCGGTCGCACCGGTAGGAGTACGTCGTCGGGGCCTTGATCGTCGGAAAGAGCAGCGGCTTGAAGACGCCGTGGTAAAGCTCGATCCCGCCGAGGCTGACCGCCCCCACCGTGTCCCCGTGGTAGCCGGCGTCCAGGGTGACGAACTTCGTGCGTCCGGGCTGACCGTTCTGGCGCCAGTACTGAAACGCCATCTTGAGCGCCACCTCGACGGCGGTGGATCCGTTGTCCGAGTAAAAAACGCGGGTGAGCCCCCGGGGCGCGATCTCGACGAGCCGCTCGGCCAGCTCGATCGCGGGCGGGTTCGTGAGGCCCAGGAACGTCGCATGCGCCACCCGGTCGAGCTGACGCTTCATCGCGGCGTTGATCTCCCGCCGCGCGTGCCCGTGGATGTTGCACCACAGGCTCGAGACGCCGTCCAGATACTTGCGTCCGTCCGCGTCCACGAGATACGGGCCCCGCCCGGAAACGATGACGGGGAAATCCTCCTCCATCCACAGCTTCTGCTGGGTGAAGGGGTGCCAGAGAACGCGGCGGTCCCGCACGCGCCAGGAATCAGATTTTTTTGAGGGCATCGAGAAGCGCCTCGACATGTTCGGGTTCGTGCATCGCCGTCACCGTGATCCTCAGCCGCGCGGTCCCCGGCGGAACGGTCGGGGGCCGGATGGCGGGGACGAAAAAGCCCAGCTCCCGCAGCCGTTCGGACGCGCCCAGCGCGGCTTCGTTTTCGCCCAGGATCACGGTCCGGATCGGCGTCTCCGAACCCAGCCGCCGCATGTTCTCCCGCAGCCGGCGCCGGGCTTCGTCCGCGGACCGGATGAGCCGCAGCGCCTCGAGCGCCGCCGCGCAGGCCGCCGGCGGAGGCGCGGTCGTGAAAAGAAACGTCCGCGCGCGGCTCCGGACGAGCTCCACCAGATCCGCCGGCCCCACGACGAACCCCCCTACCC is a genomic window containing:
- the bioA gene encoding adenosylmethionine--8-amino-7-oxononanoate transaminase; this encodes MPSKKSDSWRVRDRRVLWHPFTQQKLWMEEDFPVIVSGRGPYLVDADGRKYLDGVSSLWCNIHGHARREINAAMKRQLDRVAHATFLGLTNPPAIELAERLVEIAPRGLTRVFYSDNGSTAVEVALKMAFQYWRQNGQPGRTKFVTLDAGYHGDTVGAVSLGGIELYHGVFKPLLFPTIKAPTTYSYRCDRASTLADCGKHCIQDIEAILRTHAREVAGVVVEPLIQGAGGMIVQPPGFLTGLRHLCDRYGVFLIADEVMTGFGRTGKMFACEHEGVTPDFLAISKGLAAGYLPLAATLTTERVYEGFLGDVEDRRTFFHGHTYTGNPLACAAARASLDLFRKDRVLEKLPRKIHLLGNLLQEFYEIEQVGDIRQCGMIAGIELVEDPARKTPFAPARRMGHRVALEARRRGAILRPLGDVIVLMPPLSISERELERLVGIAVESTKAALAAPA